In Corythoichthys intestinalis isolate RoL2023-P3 chromosome 11, ASM3026506v1, whole genome shotgun sequence, a single genomic region encodes these proteins:
- the LOC130924233 gene encoding mucin-2, producing MPEIKSSQRFHSLKPEQVAVLHQVLSDIVPIHGRGNFPTLELRPRDIIIAVRASLQKQGIVVRDVRLNGSTASHVLVQDNRLSYKDLDIIFGVELPSQEEFQVIKESVLGCLLDCLPAGVNRERISSATMKEAYVQKMVKVFNEQDRWSLISLSNNSGKNLELKFVSMLRRQFEFSVDSFQIILDRLLESYLQEMQQKHDNVTEKEVETKDTSTLEQANTASKEKSKIKNVSPFEKGAHDTKISQMSHEMHGKENRIKSTKLSTQEGDNKDKKPIELKEHRENLNEPNPPGHTSLNIIKTAKQTIESNKVQNKLNDEAQPSDSTKSSEHSELVFVNPIEPDDKQEVLTEKTEWVKIPEPTLTENHSKETSQNIKTSKTERVKDETQSLYKPDVDTSQVNVQINVLIDTEIEVDGEKSKISQECKTLTENADHTQADKCVCSISLTPLSCDKSLETHSTVNIERSVDSTADTQETPTPPGLVSDKNTSCPSSNVSERLSHMVVLKHSSPKPPRRMCRKVTTFPFPVPAFESDGITDFRLDPNPSSSPEPDLHGKLKLEPGLIAGEGSDSTTITPKTTTTSRHESKPTSHLTSNLDFPSTPDPIPESVAILPLEPEPSELITECLSVTDIQNQEERPQSAEQNQSSCENSALKLKQTESPNSLDSVASPIDKSSSNTSEAESNEALDEPNVSNEKTTSHHSPSSPLAPPRSPPVLSFSPPCCTSSPPNLSPPPCVTPPSHCLSSSMLQTASPATSYSSPPLSFSPTSSCLSSPPYLTPPMLSLSPPPSPCLTPPLLCFTPPVESDNPLISLDTKPLIDNSVSDEQFVEPSILHGVPVTQLEDKTEQSFVSLLTQVPEPVSFPITLPSATSHSLPYSQCGMTSESAASKTDETSSAVPEKNEDCKTTSFVTEQSETPQAAGCVPAVEVLAESMYGDFDAAMDHLRYRLIATRNPEEIRGGGLLKYSNLLVRDYRPASETQIKSLERYMCSRFFIDFPDVQEQQRKILSYLKNHFIGEERSKYQYLMTLRRVVDDSTVCLMGHERRQTLNMITVLALKVLGEQNIIPNTDHVTCFYQPAPYLAEHNTPYLTEPSYCSYYIPQGGSTLLYQPYPLHLHTQTGLV from the exons ATGCCTGAAATCAAATCCAGTCAGCGGTTCCATAGCCTGAAGCCTGAGCAAGTGGCAGTTCTCCATCAGGTTCTGTCAGATATTGTTCCCATCCACGGCCGTGGGAACTTTCCAACACTGGAGCTTCGCCCTCGAGATATCATCATTGCTGTACGGGCTAGTCTGCAGAAGCAGGGCATTGTAGTAAGAGATGTGCGTCTAAATGGCTCCACAGCCAGCCATGTTCTGGTCCAAGACAACAGACTGAGCTACAAAGACCTGGATATAATTTTTGGAGTGGAGCTGCCCAGTCAAGAGGAGTTCCAG GTGATCAAAGAGTCAGTACTTGGTTGCTTGCTTGACTGCCTGCCAGCAGGGGTCAACAGAGAGAGGATCAGCAGTGCCACAATGAAAGAAGCCTACGTCCAAAAGATGGTGAAAGTTTTTAATGAACAGGACCGTTGGAGCCTTATCTCATTGTCAAACAACAGCGGCAAAAACCTGGAGCTCAAATTTGTAAGCATGCTGAGGAGGCAGTTTGAGTTCAGCGTTGATTCCTTCCAAATCATTTTGGATCGCCTTCTTGAATCCTACTTGCAGGAGATGCAACAAAAACATGATAATGTTACAGAGAAAGAGGTAGAGACGAAAGATACCTCTACTCTTGAGCAAGCCAACACTGCAAGTaaagaaaaatcaaaaatcaaaaatgtATCCCCTTTTGAGAAAGGGGCCCATGACACCAAGATTTCACAAATGAGCCATGAGATGCACGGAAAAGAAAACAGAATTAAATCCACAAAactctccacacaggaaggagataataaagacaaaaaaccCATAGAACTGAAAGAGCACAGAGAAAACCTTAATGAACCCAACCCCCCTGGGCATACTTCTTTAAACATTATCAAAACAGCTAAACAAACCATTGAGAGTAATAAAGTTCAGAATAAACTCAATGATGAAGCTCAGCCTTCAGACTCAACCAAATCCTCAGAACACTCCGAACTAGTCTTTGTAAATCCGATTGAACCTGATGATAAACAAGAAGTACTCACAGAGAAAACAGAATGGGTAAAAATCCCAGAGCCAACACTGACGGAAAACCACAGCAAAGAAACATCTCAGAATATAAAGACCTCCAAGACTGAACGTGTAAAAGATGAAACACAATCTTTGTATAAGCCAGATGTTGACACGTCTCAAGTAAATGTTCAAATTAATGTGTTGATCGACACAGAGATTGAAGTGGATGgggaaaaaagcaaaatatcaCAAGAATGTAAAACACTGACAGAAAATGCAGATCACACACAGGCAGATAAGTGTGTTTGCTCCATTTCTCTCACACCTCTTTCATGTGACAAATCACTAGAAACACACAGCACAGTCAATATTGAAAGATCAGTTGACAGCACCGCGGATACTCAGGAAACACCAACACCACCAGGCCTTGTTTCTGACAAAAACACCTCCTGCCCTTCTTCTAACGTGTCAGAAAGACTCTCTCATATGGTGGTGCTGAAACACTCTTCTCCTAAGCCCCCACGTAGGATGTGTCGAAAGGTTACCACTTTTCCTTTCCCTGTCCCAGCCTTTGAGAGTGATGGCATAACGGACTTCAGGTTAGATCCAAACCCTTCCTCAAGCCCTGAACCTGATCTTCATGGAAAGCTAAAACTTGAGCCAGGTCTAATTGCTGGTGAAGGTTCAGACAGTACAACAATCACACCTAAAACGACAACAACCTCAAGGCATGAAAGCAAACCAACCAGTCACCTTACATCAAATCTGGACTTCCCATCGACTCCTGATCCCATCCCTGAATCTGTTGCTATTCTACCTCTAGAGCCGGAACCTTCTGAATTAATCACTGAGTGCTTGTCTGTGACAGACATTCAAAACCAAGAAGAAAGACCACAATCGGCTGAGCAAAATCAGTCTTCTTGTGAAAATTCTGCTTTGAAACTGAAACAAACAGAGTCTCCCAACAGCCTGGACTCAGTAGCTTCACCCATTGATAAATCCAGCTCAAACACCTCCGAAGCTGAATCTAATGAAGCTTTGGATGAGCCAAACGTCAGCAATGAAAAGACTACATCCCACCACTCACCTTCCTCTCCCCTTGCGCCACCTCGTTCCCCTCCTGTACTCAGTTTCTCCCCTCCCTGCTGCACTTCTTCGCCCCCAAACCTCAGCCCTCCACCATGCGTGACTCCTCCCTCTCATTGCCTCTCGTCGTCAATGCTGCAAACTGCCAGCCCTGCCACCAGTTACAGCTCTCCACCCCTGAGCTTCAGTCCCACCTCATCCTGCCTCAGCTCACCTCCGTATCTCACCCCTCCTATGCTCAGCCTCAGCCCTCCTCCTTCTCCGTGCCTCACCCCGCCCCTCCTCTGCTTCACCCCTCCCGTGGAATCAGACAATCCTCTGATATCCTTAGACACAAAGCCTTTGATAGACAACTCAGTCAGTGATGAACAGTTTGTAGAGCCTTCGATCCTGCACGGTGTGCCCGTCACGCAACTTGAAGATAAAACCGAGCAGTCTTTTGTTTCTTTGTTAACTCAGGTTCCAGAGCCTGTCTCTTTTCCAATCACACTGCCAAGCGCAACATCACATTCGTTGCCCTACTCCCAGTGTGGAATGACTAGTGAATCGGCTGCTTCAAAGACAGATGAAACATCCAGCGCTGTGCCTGAGAAGAATGAAGACTGTAAAACAACTTCATTCGTCACTGAACAGAGCGAAACTCCGCAGGCAGCAGGCTGTGTCCCAGCTGTCGAGGTTCTGGCTGAGAGCATGTATGGCGACTTTGATGCCGCCATGGACCACTTGCGTTACCGCTTAATCGCAACAAGGAATCCTGAGGAGATCCGAGGTGGCGGCTTGTTGAAATACAGTAACCTACTGGTCAGGGACTATCGACCGGCCAGCGAGACTCAAATAAAGTCACTTGAGCGATACATGTGCTCACGCTTTTTTATTGATTTCCCGGATGTGCAGGAGCAACAGAGAAAGATCCTATCCTACTTGAAAAATCACTTCATTGGTGAAGAGAGAAGCAAGTATCAGTACCTAATGACGCTACGCCGTGTGGTTGATGACAGCACTGTGTGTTTGATGGGCCATGAGAGGCGCCAGACTCTCAACATGATCACAGTGCTAGCCCTGAAAGTTCTAGGGGAGCAGAACATTATCCCCAACACGGACCATGTAACATGCTTCTATCAGCCTGCTCCATACCTCGCCGAGCATAACACTCCCTATCTAACAGAACCCAGTTATTGCAGCTACTACATACCCCAGGGAGGATCAACTCTCCTTTACCAACCGTACCCCTTACACTTACACACACAGACAGGATTAGTTTAA